The Aythya fuligula isolate bAytFul2 chromosome 2, bAytFul2.pri, whole genome shotgun sequence genome contains a region encoding:
- the NXPH1 gene encoding neurexophilin-1 — translation MQAVYWYAVLLLQPTLYLVTCANLTNGGKTELLKSGSSKSTLKHIWTESNKDLSISRLLSQTFRGKENDTDLDLRYDAPETYSEQDLWDWLRNSTDLQEPRPRAKRRPIVKTGKFKKMFGWGDFHSNIKTVKLNLLITGKIVDHGNGTFSVYFRHNSTGQGNVSVSLVPPTKIVEFDLAQQTVIDAKDSKSFNCRIEYEKVDKATKNTLCNYDPSKTCYQEQTQSHVSWLCSKPFKVICIYISFYSTDYKLVQKVCPDYNYHSDTPYFPSG, via the coding sequence gttACCTGTGCAAATTTAACaaatggaggaaaaacagaacttcTAAAATCAGGAAGCTCCAAATCCACATTAAAGCACATATGGACAGAAAGTAACAAAGACTTGTCCATCAGCCGACTGCTGTCACAGACTTTTCgtggaaaggaaaatgatacAGATTTGGACCTGCGATATGATGCCCCAGAAACTTATTCTGAGCAAGATCTCTGGGACTGGCTGAGGAACTCCACAGACCTGCAAGAGCCTCGACCCAGAGCAAAGAGACGGCCCATTGTCAAGACTgggaaatttaagaaaatgtttggcTGGGGCGATTTTCATTCCAACATCAAGACTGTGAAGCTAAATCTGTTAATAACAGGGAAAATTGTTGACCATGGCAATGGGACGTTTAGTGTTTACTTCAGGCATAACTCCACTGGTCAAGGGAATGTATCTGTGAGCCTAGTGCCCCCTACAAAAATAGTGGAATTTGACTTGGCACAACAGACAGTGATTGATGCCAAAGATTCCAAGTCCTTTAACTGTCGAATTGAGTACGAAAAGGTTGACAAGGCTACCAAGAACACACTCTGCAACTATGACCCTTCAAAAACCTGTTATCAGGAGCAGACCCAGAGCCATGTGTCATGGCTCTGCTCCAAGCCCTTTAAAGTAATCTgtatttacatttccttttataGTACAGATTATAAACTAGTACAGAAGGTGTGTCCTGATTACAACTACCACAGTGACACACCCTACTTCCCTTCAGGGTGA